A genome region from Panicum virgatum strain AP13 chromosome 4K, P.virgatum_v5, whole genome shotgun sequence includes the following:
- the LOC120703862 gene encoding protein ALP1-like, with protein MNPNYRRRSQNDDEFMLFVLPTLEGSSSQPSSTKKPIHTSKLSGACRVNEILTGHESLCKRNFRMEVHVFHALIQKLRDKQLLADTRAVSVEEQVAIFLYALAKNASNETLQDEFQHSGETISRHFGAVLDAVTQLTCIYIRPPSLHPHQILRKPKFDPFFEDCVGCIDDTHIPMFLPLDQQEPYRNRKQTISQNVMLACDFDLKFVHVHAGWEGSASDARVLHDALNHGFQVPPGKYFLVDAGYANTPQFLAPYRGTRYHLKEQGRAKQRPRDYKELFNLRHAQLRNHIERTIGILKMRFPILKTGSHYPVNKQVDISVACCVLHNFIRLQNGDMFWPNNSNVEIDPDQIVDVPDGDHMYNDDIQAFNNCREVGNQKRDGIARRMWDHYIARRTR; from the exons ATGAACCCAAACTATCGACGCCGATCACAAAATGACGATGAGTTTATGTTGTTTGTGCTTCCTACCCTGGAGGGTAGTTCATCGCAACCATCATCTACTAAGAAGCCCATACATACATCAAAACTATCAGGGGCTTGCCGTGTTAATGAAATCTTAACAGGTCATGAGAGTCTCTGCAAAAGGAACTTTCGTATGGAAGTTCATGTTTTCCATGCTTTGATACAGAAGTTGCGTGACAAGCAACTACTTGCTGATACAAGAGCTGTCTCAGTAGAAGAGCAAGTTGCTATATTCTTATATGCACTAGCAAAAAATGCAAGTAATGAGACATTGCAGGATGAGTTTCAACACAGTGGTGAAACAATAAGTCGGCACTTCGGAGCAGTGCTTGATGCAGTTACACAACTTACATGCATATACATACGGCCACCTTCCCTACACCCACATCAGATCTTGAGAAAACCAAAATTCGACCCCTTCTTTGAG GACTGTGTCGGCTGCATCGATGACACTCACATACCAATGTTTCTTCCATTAGATCAACAAGAACCATATCGGAATAGAAAGCAAACAATATCCCAGAATGTCATGCTAGCTTGTGACTTTGATTTAAAATTTGTACATGTGCATGCCGGCTGGGAGGGATCAGCTTCAGATGCAAGAGTTCTACATGATGCACTTAACCATGGTTTTCAAGTGCCTCCTGGTAAATATTTTCTTGTAGATGCTGGTTATGCAAACACACCGCAGTTTCTTGCACCATATCGTGGGACAAGATATCATCTAAAAGAACAAGGAAGAGCTAAACAAAGGCCACGGGATTACAAGGAGCTGTTCAATCTTCGACATGCACAGCTCAGAAACCATATTGAGAGGACGATTGGCATATTAAAAATGAGATTTCCTATACTCAAGACTGGCTCACACTACCCAGTTAACAAACAAGTTGACATATCTGTTGCTTGCTGTGTTCTACACAACTTCATACGCCTACAGAATGGAGATATGTTCTGGCCAAATAATTCAAATGTGGAGATTGATCCAGACCAGATTGTTGATGTGCCAGATGGAGACCATATGTATAATGATGATATACAAGCATTCAATAACTGTAGAGAAGTTGGTAATCAAAAACGAGATGGCATAGCACGACGGATGTGGGATCATTACATAGCACGTAGGACTAGATAG